The Leishmania major strain Friedlin complete genome, chromosome 28 genome includes a region encoding these proteins:
- the NB6M gene encoding putative NADH dehydrogenase subunit NB6M has translation MLSSTARRLVRDPVPTDTKAFYTWFSGQAYRQERVIPGGYPAVRVYPVYGKRWFTGRTVIAIVAGISIFGAWVRPERERYNMEMMIEFAERQAAHLPYQTAEVNLRCFITGYKRYRYEKENLIDKGYVGLTSEFRKFFYHNDVWRPPLHDVLMHPYVKYGGPMGSYNWSVGYF, from the coding sequence ATGCTGAGCAGTACAGCTCGCCGGTTGGTGCGTGACCCCGTTCCGACGGACACAAAGGCGTTTTACACGTGGTTTAGCGGTCAGGCCTACCGTCAGGAGCGCGTGATTCCTGGCGGGTACCCCGCTGTTCGTGTGTACCCAGTGTATGGTAAGCGCTGGTTCACGGGCCGCACCGTGATTGCCATCGTCGCTGGCATCTCCATCTTTGGCGCGTGGGTGCGTCCAGAGCGTGAGCGCTACAACATGGAGATGATGATTGAGTTTGCGGAACGCCAAGCCGCACATCTCCCATACCAGACAGCCGAGGTGAACCTGCGCTGCTTCATTACAGGCTACAAGCGCTACCGCTACGAGAAGGAGAACCTCATTGACAAGGGCTACGTTGGCCTCACGTCGGAGTTCCGAAAGTTCTTTTACCACAACGACGTGTGgcgcccgccgctgcacgacGTCCTCATGCACCCTTACGTGAAGTACGGCGGCCCGATGGGTAGCTACAACTGGTCTGTCGGCTACTTCTAA
- a CDS encoding DNA-directed RNA polymerase-like protein — protein MASFHPRDAFILHQEHIQRMNEGDEVDTSEEQKVQIDLQRITDNESTAVVAFSHEDHTLGNPLRHVLMQNAAVTSAGYAIPHPLEPKMLLHVQASDYAVEAVAKGLERLAEICDDTISSFDNCMVEQHRMAAAAQPE, from the coding sequence ATGGCGTCTTTTCACCCTCGAGATGCTTTCATTCTCCACCAGGAGCACATTCAGCGCATGAACGAGGGCGATGAGGTGGACACCTCGGAGGAGCAGAAGGTTCAAATTGATCTGCAGCGTATCACTGATAACGAGTCCACTGCTGTGGTAGCGTTCTCTCACGAGGATCACACCCTAGGAAACCCCCTGCGGCACGTTCTTATGCAGAACGCCGCCGTGACGAGCGCCGGCTACGCGATCCCCCATCCTCTGGAGCCGAAGATGCTCTTGCATGTGCAGGCTTCCGACTACGCTGTAGAGGCCGTGGCCAAGGGCCTAGAGCGTCTTGCGGAAATCTGTGACGACACAATCAGTAGCTTCGACAATTGTATGGTAGAGCAACATCgcatggctgctgctgcgcagccagAGTAG
- the LDK gene encoding putative protein kinase, with product MATGKVIGDVVQYRLDTPIASGAFSTVWRCSELSSGRTYAVKIVEKKAALRNKMTGALVREVNALEIAGSSPYVTGLVDKMVSKHNYYLVMDLAEGGTLLDLIRERRQELRQLQVSSSIGCSVMDSLQLSATPFMPYDRVRYYFKQLLLALSALHDRNVVHRDVKPENILLNKHRTRLLLSDFGFACHSMLGAQLHRACGTLKYCAPELLHEHPSYDGRKVDVWAAGITLYMMLFGGYPYRCSRGDPDALLEVIETTTYRIPRPIPALIEDILQHMLCIDSTQRWSVKQLLQHPWITGLELHSPSASPTTSASAFSGEVLVPPAASAPETEGAITEMPSEDCPPVDSLLSDEDDVDDGFYQSINHDHLSSSVSSGLNSSTISTQQPRQRSSLADSRRSHKEAFPLTVSPASPLHCGDPAAVQGGESETPGASKGFAVQPRTRSSRTSAKEEILKYGIEFTSLTSIESFIASDDEGEKGDSDDESRFWDEMREGTATRGHCGNTSMSRSLYTGASHASDVQRSGRRGRYSYGLWLTARMVAHLVAFIAVCVVALALRVFLKRDIIDLPLPKVIRDYISFFLYTPLRRSHAHLSGAAPTLSRSRGGSPTSSALALRQKGIHGDSSACCPPTTSPIPGSGLRHCVRTADKLMRNSFMGNVVLSHDAPLVDFAYGKTPMPCPRKHSRDHSLSSTPAAPSLATMAPTQPSTRRQSMERIEASTAEVYAENVELSALPLPLNSEKRRENRNCLVSPGGGDEEGCNEQRDRQESDSSLRKERRSTRSPPPPLMSVGDPISATTAAITSLRTLTSAKTPVRSEARVDSQAGATDDTGSCDSALDKSAYLPHQNIMFSPLDPMPMALGDHQHEMEDFPVVAKTGPA from the coding sequence ATGGCCACAGGGAAAGTGATCGGCGATGTGGTGCAATACCGCCTGGATACTCCCATTGCGAGTGGTGCCTTCAGCACTGTGTGGCGGTGCTCGGAGCTCTCATCGGGGCGGACCTACGCCGTGAAGATTGTGGAAAAGAAGGCGGCCCTTCGGAACAAGATGACGGGGGCCCTTGTTCGCGAGGTCAACGCACTCGAGATTGCTGGCAGCTCTCCCTACGTGACTGGGCTCGTGGATAAGATGGTATCCAAGCACAATTACTACCTTGTCATGGACCTCGCCGAGGGTGGAACGCTGCTGGATCTGATTCGCGAGCGACGCCAGGAATTGAGGCAACTGCAGGTGTCGTCGTCCATTGGCTGCTCTGTGATGGACTCGCTGCAGTTGTCAGCCACCCCGTTCATGCCGTACGATCGAGTGCGGTACTACTTTAAGCAGCTCCTGCTGGCGCTGTCCGCGCTGCATGACCGCAACGTTGTCCACCGTGACGTCAAGCCGGAGAACATTCTGCTGAACAAGCATCGGACACGATTGTTGCTCTCTGACTTTGGGTTTGCGTGCCATTCCATGCTTGGCGctcagctgcaccgcgcaTGCGGGACGTTGAAGTACTGTGCCCCTGAGCTCCTTCATGAGCACCCTTCCTACGATGGTCGAAAGGTCGACGTCTGGGCCGCTGGCATCACTCTTTACATGATGCTCTTCGGCGGGTATCCGTACCGCTGCTCGCGCGGCGACCCCGACGCGTTGCTCGAAGTGATCGAGACGACCACGTATCGCATCCCACGCCCCATCCCGGCTTTGATCGAGGACATTTTGCAGCACATGTTGTGCATAGACTCGACCCAGCGCTGGTCTGTGAAACAGCTTCTGCAGCACCCGTGGATAACCGGATTGGAGCTACACTCACCATCGGCGAGCCCAACTACCTCAGCGAGTGCTTTCTCTGGAGAGGTGCTGGTGCCacccgccgccagcgcgcctgAGACCGAGGGGGCGATCACGGAGATGCCCTCCGAAGACTGCCCACCTGTGGACTCCTTGCTGTctgacgaggacgacgtcgacgacggcTTCTACCAGAGCATTAATCATGATCACCTTAGCAGCAGCGTTAGCAGCGGCctcaacagcagcaccattTCGACACAGCAGCCTCGCCAGCGGTCCTCGCTTGCTGACTCGCGACGCTCGCACAAGGAGGCCTTCCCCCTCACCGTTTCTCCCGCCTCGCCGCTTCATTGCGGAGACCCCGCCGCTGTGCAAGGGGGCGAATCGGAGACGCCGGGGGCATCAAAAGGGTTTGCCGTACAGCCGCGCACCCGGAGCTCGCGCACGTCCGCCAAGGAGGAAATCCTTAAGTACGGCATTGAGTTCACCTCCTTGACCTCTATCGAGAGCTTCATCGCGAGCGACGATGAGGGCGAGAAGGGCGACTCTGACGACGAGTCCCGCTTCTGGGATGAGATGCGTGAGGGTACCGCGACTAGAGGCCACTGCGGGAACACCTCCATGAGCAGAAGCCTCTACACAGGAGCTTCGCACGCGAGCGACGTGCAACGAAGTGGACGGCGGGGCCGGTACTCATACGGGCTGTGGCTGACCGCGCGCATGGTCGCCCATCTCGTCGCCTTCATCGCGGTTTGTGTTGTGGCCTTGGCGCTGCGTGTGTTTTTGAAGCGCGACATCATCGATCTCCCCTTACCAAAGGTCATACGCGACTACATCTCCTTCTTTCTCTACACCCCCCTGCGCCGCTCCCATGCGCACCtcagcggcgcggcaccgacTCTTTCTCGTTCGCGTGGCGGGTCCCCTACCTCCTCGGCGCTCGCGCTTCGCCAGAAAGGGATCCACGGTGACAGTAGCGCTTGTTGTCCCCCGACTACGTCGCCTATTCCAGGATCTGGCCTGCGGCActgcgtgcgcacggcaGATAAGCTCATGCGGAACTCGTTCATGGGCAATGTCGTGCTGTCGCACGACGCCCCCCTGGTGGATTTTGCCTACGGCAAGACGCCCATGCCGTGCCCTCGGAAACACTCGAGGGACCACTCCCTTtcgtcgacgccggcagcCCCGAGCCTCGCCACgatggcgccgacgcagccatcCACGAGACGGCAATCTATGGAGAGGATTGAGGCGAGCACCGCCGAGGTATACGCGGAAAACGTGGAGCTGTCCGCCCTGCCTCTGCCCCTGAACTCAGAGAAGAGGCGGGAGAATAGAAATTGCTTGGTGTCACCAGGTGGCGGAGACGAGGAGGGCTGTAACGAGCAGCGCGACCGGCAGGAAAGCGACTCGTCGCTGCGCAAGGAGCGGAGGAGCACGCGgtcaccacctccgccgctcATGTCAGTCGGAGACCCTATCTCGGCGACGACTGCAGCGATAACCAGCCTGCGCACCCTGACCAGTGCCAAGACGCCGGTGAGGAGCGAAGCTCGCGTGGACTCCCAGGCGGGAGCCACTGACGATACCGGTAGCTGTGACAGCGCGCTGGACAAGTCGGCCTACTTGCCTCATCAAAACATTATGTTCTCTCCTCTGGATCCCATGCCGATGGCGCTGGGCGACCATCAGCACGAAATGGAGGACTTCCCTGTTGTTGCTAAGACGGGCCCTGCGTGA
- a CDS encoding putative glycerophosphoryl diester phosphodiesterase encodes MRLLSTIALSGGAYIAFCICLLQIAVRSKRRKSLLKKKFSYPMTKIAHRGGSLLGPENTIYTFMQAAKVGLCDMIELDVRESKDGQIVVCHDRTLERTCGPEYAGVMIADLVVGKNPSKTLPQCKRTIELEFATRDTKQYEASDSVPIDDTTRICLLSEVLKKFPSMPLHIDIKDESKDFVAAVLDLLAAHGRESITLVGSSQPKNRQFINEYFAEREPEIRKRYRIFGGPHDFFKTYLLFYTGLLPYFSVDYDVFSIPVFASSMKNDAARKYGRVVAAMGAFLFSSPLLWRYLQSRGVAVIGWNLNDEVDILQGNQWPLNGLMSDDPIKLCQLIDANKRVARLNALAG; translated from the coding sequence ATGCGCTTGCTTTCAACCATTGCTCTGTCAGGTGGAGCCTATATTGCCTTCTGTATTTGCCTCCTCCAGATAGCAGTACGTAGCAAAAGGCGGAAATCACTCTTGAAAAAGAAGTTTTCCTACCCTATGACCAAGATTGCTCACCGCGGTGGTTCCCTCTTGGGCCCGGAAAACACAATATACACATTTATGCAGGCTGCCAAGGTTGGGCTTTGTGACATGATCGAGCTGGATGTCAGGGAATCGAAGGACGGGCAAATCGTCGTGTGCCATGACCGCACACTTGAGCGCACGTGCGGCCCAGAGTACGCGGGTGTGATGATTGCAGACTTGGTGGTCGGCAAGAATCCTTCCAAAACACTTCCTCAATGCAAGAGAACTATCGAGTTGGAGTTTGCCACTCGCGACACCAAGCAATACGAAGCGTCTGACAGCGTCCCCATTGATGACACCACCAGAATTTGCCTCTTGAGTGAAGTGCTCAAGAAGTTCCCTtcgatgccgctgcacaTTGACATCAAGGATGAAAGCAAAGATTTTGTCGCTGCAGTTCTAGACCTGCTTGCCGCGCACGGACGTGAAAGCATCACTTTGGTGGGAAGCAGCCAACCGAAGAACCGACAGTTCATCAACGAGTACTTTGCGGAGAGGGAGCCTGAGATTCGGAAACGGTACCGAATTTTTGGGGGGCCTCACGATTTTTTCAAGACGTACCTCCTCTTTTACACGGGGCTACTGCCGTACTTCTCCGTGGACTATGATGTTTTCTCGATTCCGGTTTTTGCAAGCAGCATGAAGAACGATGCCGCAAGGAAGTATGGAAGAGTCGTCGCTGCTATGGGTGCATTTCTTTTCTCTTCACCGTTGCTCTGGAGGTACCTCCAGAGCCGAGGCGTCGCTGTGATCGGGTGGAACCTCAACGACGAGGTTGACATTTTGCAAGGGAATCAGTGGCCCCTAAATGGTCTGATGTCTGACGACCCCATCAAACTCTGTCAGCTAATCGATGCGAACAAGAGAGTGGCCCGGTTGAACGCGCTAGCTGGTTAg
- a CDS encoding putative mitochondrial DEAD box protein, translated as MRRFASALFGRWGAAQCGVVPFRARPTLLPMMSRVRCFSVISAAYEGLAPATSSNIGDPHAPPKTRASAVSTEHDVSITDGNGDRVDVTPLNSFEELRDAPRWLAEGLKTLKYPSTTDIQKFTIPLLANGHDVIGLAPTGSGKTVAFAVPALAGLKPNPDGTPSVLVLAPTRELVQQTTKVFQNLGCGQVRVCEAYGGAPRDLQARHLRNGCDALVACPGRLKDFLDGGDVSIRNLSFLVFDEADRLLDMGFQVHLDEIMAYLDSASHPQTMMWSATWPESVQAMARKYLSDDRVLIRAGTAGAGLQVNERIKQELIFCRTFTERIEKLGSLVEDGTIDDNKDKLIIFVERQADTENTARAFSHRLGIDTRYVGTIHGGLSQRQRDRVMSMFKSNHIRLLVATDVASRGLDIPDVTCVVNFQAPKTIDSYCHRIGRTGRAGRTGTAYTFLGEEDGGLATELVNYLTRCHVTAPKELTQLAESYQHRMQQQRQRFRRVDRGGFSRSENSSGFGRRRSDRGGSREFMPRRPDSRKRDDDLPSTLDW; from the coding sequence ATGCGGCGTTTTGCAAGTGCCTTGTTTGGCAGGTGGGGTGCCGCACAGTGCGGGGTGGTGCCTTTTCGGGCTCGCCCGACTCTTTTGCCCATGATGAGCAgggtgcgctgcttctctgtgATTAGTGCTGCTTACGAGGGATTGGCCCCCGCAACGAGCTCGAATATCGGCGACCCGCATGCGCCACCGAAGACAAGGGCGTCTGCAGTGTCAACAGAGCACGATGTCTCTATCACGGACGGCAATGGTGATCGTGTCGACGTCACCCCGCTAAACTCATTTGAAGAGTTGCGCGATGCACCGCGATGGCTGGCGGAGGGGTTGAAGACGCTCAAGTACCCTTCCACGACTGACATTCAGAAGTTCACAATACCTTTGCTGGCCAACGGCCACGATGTTATCGGACTTGCACCAACAGGCTCGGGAAAGACGGTGGCGTTCGCGGTTCCAGCCCTGGCGGGGCTCAAGCCCAACCCCGATGGGACGCCGTCTGTTCTGGTTCTAGCTCCCACGCGGGAGTTGGTGCAACAAACCACCAAGGTGTTTCAGAACCTTGGATGTGGGCAGGTGCGCGTCTGCGAGGCCTACGGTGGTGCCCCGCGCGATCTACAGGCCCGCCATCTTCGCAACGGCTGCGACGCTCTCGTTGCCTGTCCAGGACGACTCAAGGACTttctcgacggcggcgacgtgtcCATCCGTAATCTGTCGTTTCTGGTCTTTGACGAAGCAGATCGCCTTCTCGACATGGGGTTCCAGGTTCACTTGGATGAGATTATGGCCTACCTCGACTCAGCCTCACATCCGCAGACGATGATGTGGTCGGCGACGTGGCCAGAGTCGGTGCAAGCGATGGCGCGCAAATATCTATCCGACGATCGTGTTTTGATTCGAGCCGGTACGGCCGGCGCGGGGCTTCAAGTGAATGAGCGCATCAAGCAAGAGCTTATCTTCTGCCGAACCTTCACAGAGCGCATTGAGAAGCTTGGGTCGTTGGTCGAGGATGGGACAATCGACGACAACAAGGACAAGCTCATCATCTTTGTGGAGCGCCAGGCGGATACGGAAAACACAGCCAGGGCTTTCAGCCACCGGCTAGGAATCGATACACGCTACGTAGGGACAATTCACGGCGGTctgtcgcagcggcagcgggacAGGGTCATGAGCATGTTCAAGAGCAACCACATTCGCCTTCTCGTCGCGACCGATGTTGCTTCTCGAGGCCTAGACATTCCTGATGTAACGTGCGTGGTGAACTTTCAGGCTCCAAAAACCATTGACAGCTACTGCCATCGCATTGGCCGCACCGGCCGCGCCGGTCGCACCGGCACGGCTTACACATTTCTTGGCGAAGAGGACGGTGGCCTCGCAACAGAACTCGTCAACTACTTGACTCGTTGTCATGTTACTGCCCCAAAGGAGTTGACGCAGCTCGCCGAGAGCTACCAGCATcggatgcagcagcagaggcagcgcttCAGGCGTGTCGATCGAGGAGGTTTCTCCAGAAGTGAGAACAGCAGTGGGttcggccgccgccgcagcgatcGAGGCGGTTCACGCGAGTTCATGCCTCGCAGGCCCGACTCGCGCAAGCGCGATGACGATCTTCCGTCCACGTTGGACTGGTGA